A section of the Gasterosteus aculeatus chromosome 10, fGasAcu3.hap1.1, whole genome shotgun sequence genome encodes:
- the LOC120826375 gene encoding terminal nucleotidyltransferase 5B, with translation MSSGGTQEQSRRVSVLSWDQVQRLDSILGESVPIHGRGNFPTLSVQPRQIVQVVRARLEERGVVVCDVKLNGSAASHVLHQDNGLGYKDLDLIFGLTLTDDNTFRVVMDVVLDCLVDFLPEGVCRDRITPLALKEAYVQKLVKVCKETDRWSLISLSNNTGKNVELKFVDSLRRQFEFSVDSFQITLDSLLLFDRCSETAMSEAFHPTVQGESMYGDFEEALGHLRSRTIATRNPEEIRGGGLLKYCHLLARGFRPSSETQMKQMQRYMCSRFFIDFPDINVQQRKLEAYLQNHFAGMEHKRYECLVTLRRVVDESTVCLMGHERRQTLALISALALRVMAEQNAIPALSNITCYYQPAPYVRDVNFSNYYVAQVQSHLATWNSYQTWLPCS, from the exons ATGTCCTCCGGTGGTACCCAGGAGCAGAGTCGGCGGGTCAGCGTGCTGTCTTGGGATCAGGTGCAGCGGTTGGACTCCATCCTGGGGGAGAGCGTCCCGATCCACGGCCGTGGAAACTTCCCCACGCTGTCCGTGCAGCCCCGGCAGATCGTCCAG GTGGTCAGGGCCCGACTGGAGGAGCGGGGCGTGGTGGTGTGCGACGTCAAGCTGAACGGCTCAGCGGCCAGCCACGTGCTTCACCAGGACAATGGCCTTGGCTACAAAGACCTGGACCTGATCTTCGGCCTGACTCTCACCGATGACAACACCTTCCGGGTGGTGATGGACGTGGTTCTGGACTGCCTGGTGGACTTCTTGCCTGAAGGGGTGTGCAGGGATCGAATCACCCCCCTCGCCCTGAAGGAAGCGTACGTGCAGAAACTGGTGAAAGTTTGCAAGGAGACGGACCGGTGGAGCCTCATCTCGCTGTCCAACAACACCGGCAAGAACGTGGAACTGAAGTTCGTGGACTCCCTCAGAAGGCAGTTTGAGTTCAGCGTGGACTCCTTCCAGATCACTCTGGACTCCCTGCTGCTCTTCGACCGCTGCTCGGAGACGGCCATGTCCGAGGCCTTCCACCCTACGGTGCAGGGCGAGAGCATGTACGGGGACTTCGAAGAAGCTCTGGGTCACCTCCGCTCCAGAACTATTGCCACCCGCAACCCGGAGGAGATCCGCGGCGGCGGGCTGCTCAAGTACTGCCACCTGCTGGCGCGAGGCTTCCGGCCGTCCTCCGAGACTCAGATGAAGCAGATGCAGCGCTACATGTGCTCGCGCTTCTTCATCGACTTCCCCGACATAAACGTGCAgcagaggaaactggaggcGTACCTGCAGAACCACTTTGCGGGCATGGAGCACAAGCGCTACGAGTGCCTGGTCACGCTGAGGCGGGTGGTGGACGAGAGCACCGTGTGCCTGATGGGCCACGAGCGCCGGCAAACGCTGGCGCTGATCTCCGCCCTGGCGCTGCGCGTGATGGCCGAGCAGAACGCTATCCCCGCCCTGTCCAACATCACCTGCTACTACCAGCCGGCTCCCTACGTCAGAGACGTCAACTTCAGCAACTACTACGTGGCGCAGGTTCAGTCCCACCTGGCCACGTGGAACTCGTATCAGACGTGGCTGCCTTGCAGTTGA